Proteins encoded in a region of the Podarcis muralis chromosome 2, rPodMur119.hap1.1, whole genome shotgun sequence genome:
- the LOC114592272 gene encoding zinc finger protein RFP-like isoform X2, translated as MASAAAAGSPVQDLRDEATCSICWDYFKDPVTIPECGHNFCRSCLVQCWGESEAEASCPQCRRAVQQNNLIANRQLVNFVELIKKLSLQEGEEEGGKGKVCKEHRKPLKLFCKEDEAPICVVCGKSKAHENHKVIPLEEAYEECKGLISSRLQILMKEREKILAYQLDLKKESQALLKLTETERQKTVEKLRQLRQFLEEQEKHLLNEIEDVEEQIARERDEQLVRFSSELSSLERSIQELEEKRQKPANELLQDMRGTLERYGKRESQENPLAFFPELKKRISEFCDINNLVEDVMEQFEDALLLKEQLQEDDPLLRNLQRAGAKPMPTGSP; from the exons atggcttctgctgctgctgcagggagtCCCGTCCAGGATCTCCGTGATGAAGCCACTTGCTCCATCTGCTGGGATTACTTCAAGGATCCAgtgaccatcccagagtgtgggcacaacttctgccggtcctGCTTGGTCCAGTGCTGGGGGGAATCGGAGgcagaggcttcctgccctcagtGCAGAAGAGCAGTCCAGCAAAATAATCTCATCGCCAACCGGCAGCTGGTAAACTTTGTGGAATTGATCAAGAAGCTCAGTCTccaagagggagaggaggaaggaggaaaagggaaaGTCTGCAAGGAGCACCGGAAGCCTCTGAAGCTCTTCTGCAAGGAGGacgaagcccccatctgtgtggtgtgTGGCAAATCCAAGGCACATGAAAACcacaaggtgattcctctggaggAGGCTTACGAGGAGTGCAAG gGACTGATCAGCAGCCGCCTGCAGATCctgatgaaagagagagagaaaattctggCCTATCAACTGGACCTGAAAAAGGAAAGCCAAGCCCTCCTT AAATTGACAGAAACGGAGAGGCAGAAAACAGTGGAGAAGCTCAggcaactgcgccagttcctggaggAACAAGAAAAGCACCTGTTGAATGAGATAGAAGACGTAGAGGAGCAGATTGCAAGGgaaagggatgagcagctggtcCGATTCTCCAGcgaactctcctctcttgaaagGAGCATCCAGGAGTTGGAGGAGAAGCGCCAGAAGCCAGCGAATGAACTCCTGCAG GATATGAGAGGCACCTTGGAGAG GTATGGGAAAAGGGAGAGTCAAGAGAATCCACTGGCTTTCTTTCCAGAGCTGAAGAAGAGGATCTCAGAATTTTGTGATATAAATAACCTTGTGGAGGATGTCATGGAACAATTTGAAG ATGCTCTGTTACTCAAAGAACAGCTTCAGGAAG ATGATCCATTActcagaaatcttcagagag
- the LOC114592272 gene encoding zinc finger protein RFP-like isoform X3, protein MASAAAAGSPVQDLRDEATCSICWDYFKDPVTIPECGHNFCRSCLVQCWGESEAEASCPQCRRAVQQNNLIANRQLVNFVELIKKLSLQEGEEEGGKGKVCKEHRKPLKLFCKEDEAPICVVCGKSKAHENHKVIPLEEAYEECKGLISSRLQILMKEREKILAYQLDLKKESQALLKLTETERQKTVEKLRQLRQFLEEQEKHLLNEIEDVEEQIARERDEQLVRFSSELSSLERSIQELEEKRQKPANELLQDMRGTLERYGKRESQENPLAFFPELKKRISEFCDINNLVEDVMEQFEDALLLKEQLQEDDPLLRNLQRGAKPMPTGSP, encoded by the exons atggcttctgctgctgctgcagggagtCCCGTCCAGGATCTCCGTGATGAAGCCACTTGCTCCATCTGCTGGGATTACTTCAAGGATCCAgtgaccatcccagagtgtgggcacaacttctgccggtcctGCTTGGTCCAGTGCTGGGGGGAATCGGAGgcagaggcttcctgccctcagtGCAGAAGAGCAGTCCAGCAAAATAATCTCATCGCCAACCGGCAGCTGGTAAACTTTGTGGAATTGATCAAGAAGCTCAGTCTccaagagggagaggaggaaggaggaaaagggaaaGTCTGCAAGGAGCACCGGAAGCCTCTGAAGCTCTTCTGCAAGGAGGacgaagcccccatctgtgtggtgtgTGGCAAATCCAAGGCACATGAAAACcacaaggtgattcctctggaggAGGCTTACGAGGAGTGCAAG gGACTGATCAGCAGCCGCCTGCAGATCctgatgaaagagagagagaaaattctggCCTATCAACTGGACCTGAAAAAGGAAAGCCAAGCCCTCCTT AAATTGACAGAAACGGAGAGGCAGAAAACAGTGGAGAAGCTCAggcaactgcgccagttcctggaggAACAAGAAAAGCACCTGTTGAATGAGATAGAAGACGTAGAGGAGCAGATTGCAAGGgaaagggatgagcagctggtcCGATTCTCCAGcgaactctcctctcttgaaagGAGCATCCAGGAGTTGGAGGAGAAGCGCCAGAAGCCAGCGAATGAACTCCTGCAG GATATGAGAGGCACCTTGGAGAG GTATGGGAAAAGGGAGAGTCAAGAGAATCCACTGGCTTTCTTTCCAGAGCTGAAGAAGAGGATCTCAGAATTTTGTGATATAAATAACCTTGTGGAGGATGTCATGGAACAATTTGAAG ATGCTCTGTTACTCAAAGAACAGCTTCAGGAAG ATGATCCATTActcagaaatcttcagagag